The Bacillus zhangzhouensis region ACCGAAACTATTGTACTTTTTTTGTCAAACGCTGTCATCCTTCATTCCATTTTTTCAGTGGGGATTTGATGAGAAATGAGTAGGTGTTTGGGGCGCTGAGCAGTTGATATGTTTGAATTGTGAACGTCTACAAAAAAAATCTCATTCCGAATGAAAAAAATTTTCGCTTCACAGAGGAAATGGTGCACGTTTTCCCTCCAACTTCAGAAAGAACGTGCACACTTTTCCAGTTGATTATTCGCCGATAATCGTTAATTTTCTTGTTTTTTCAGCGACAGCTTCCGGGTCGACTTTGATTCTTGCAACACCAGTTTCCATTGCTGCTTTTGCCACCGCTTTTGCTACCGCTGGTGCAACGCGTGCATCAAATGGTGCAGGGATGACATATTCAGCTGACAATTCTTCATCTGAAACAAGAGACGCAATCGCTTCAACAGCTGCGATTTTCATTTCTTCGTTAATGTGAGTTGCACGTACATCCAATGCTCCGCGGAAAATTCCTGGGAATGCCAGGACGTTGTTCACTTGGTTCGGGAAGTCAGAACGGCCAGTTCCTACAACACTTGCACCTGCTGCATGTGCATCTTCCGGCATGATCTCTGGATTTGGATTAGCCATAGCGAAGATGACAGGGTCTTTTGCCATTTTTCCAACCATTTCTTTTGTTAAAGCCCCTGCTACTGAAACCCCGATAAAAACGTCTGCGCCTTCAATGACTTCTTCTAATGAACCTTCTTTGCGGTCTTGGTTCGTGAATTTAGCTACTTCGTTTTTCACTGCATTCATACCGTTCGGGCGGCCTTCGTAAATTGCACCTTTCGTATCACACATAATGATATCACGTACACCGAAATGATAAAGAAGTTTGATAATCGCAATTCCTGCTGCCCCGGCGCCGTTTGCCACTACTTTGATTGAAGACATGGATTTTCCAGATAACTTCAGTGCATTCACAAGTCCTGCTGCTGTCACAATCGCTGTTCCGTGCTGATCATCGTGGAACACTGGAATGTTTGTCTCTTTTTTCAAGCGCTCTTCAATGATAAAGCAGTTAGGAGCTGCAATATCTTCAAGGTTCACACCGCCAAAAGTTGGCTCAAGAAGCTTTACTGTTTCAATAATTTTGTCTACATCGTTCGTTGCAAGCGCGATTGGGAAGGCATCTACGCCTGCAAAGCTTTTGAATAATACAGCTTTCCCCTCCATTACTGGAAGAGATGCTTCTGCACCAATATTTCCAAGCCCTAAAACAGCACTTCCGTCTGTGACAACAGCGACCATATTGCCTTTCATTGTATAATCATACACTTTGCTTGTGTCGTCATAAATATCTTTACATGGTTCTGCTACACCAGGTGAATAAGCCAAGCTCAAGTCTTTCGCATTTTTCACTTGTACTTTTGATTTTGATTCGAGTTTGCCTTGATTCTCTTTGTGCATATGTAATGCTTCTTCTCTTAATGACATGTGATGAACACTCCTTCAAGTGGGAAAATGATTTAATGATTTGCTAAGTTGATAAGCACATACCGGCAGTTTTAAATACACAGAATCTTTAAAATGATAACACAATAGGTGAATTTGCAAAACATATTCAGGTGATTTGTCATCATTTAATCACAACATTTTGTTCACCGAGCAGCTCTTTTAACTGGAAAATCACAGCATGATCTGCTTGAACTTTGTATGCATCTGGAAGTCTCATCGTCTTTTTTTGCTTCTCATAATACAAATAGACATCTGCTTCTCCGCTGTGCATCGAGATGACTCGTTTCACTTGCTCTAACAGCTCCTGCGTATGATTCTCTTCTTTCACCCGAATGTAGACAGACTCTTTTCTTTTTGTGTTCATCTCTTCAAGTAAACCAGCTTCTTGCACGATGATTTGACTGCTGTCATTTCTGATCTCTACTCTGCCTTCAACATAAAGCATGGTGCCCTCCTCAAGTAAGGGGGACAGCTTTCTAAATTGCTCTGGAAAGACGACGCCTTCCATTTCTCCCGTTTCATCCCCAAATGTAACAAATGCCATCGATTGTCCATTTTTTGTTCGAATCGATTTCACTTTTGTCAAAAGACCACCCATTGAGATTTTACGCTTTATATAGGAAGAAAGTCTGATGATTTCCACTGCACCATTCAATCTTAAGCGTTCTCGGTACGCTTGTACTGGGTGATTTGATAAATATAACCCGAGTGCCTCTTTTTCATATTGCAGGAGATCAACAAGCGGCATTTCTTCTATCTCCGCATATTTTGGCTTAATAGAGAAGGTTGTATCCTCAAGAAAGTCCAGCTGATCCTCTGGATTTAAAAATGACACGTGGTCTAACGCTATATCTATCGATGCTAATAACGAAGCACGATTGGGATAAAACTCATCCATTGCCCCTGAAAAAATGAGCGCTTCAATCGTTTTTCGGTTGACACTCTTTGGTGATACTCTTGCACAAAAATCAAATAAATCTTCAAACGGCTTTTCCTGTCTTGCTCTGTATATATCCTTTACAGCTGACACTCCGACATTTTTAATCGCTCTTAAGCTGTAGCGGATCTCCCCTTTTTCAACCGTAAATGGAAATTCACTCTTATTAATAGAAGGCTTCAACACAGATATCCCTTTTTCCTTCGCCTCATAGAAATATTGAGCGATTTTGTCTTCATTTCCAATTACACTCGTTAAAAGACCGCACATAAAATATAGTGGATAATGCGCCTTTAAATAAGCAAGCTGAAAGCCAATCATGCTATATGCAACAGCATGGCTTCTATTAAAACCGTAGTTTGCAAATTTGACGATTAAGTCATAAACGTCATTTGCAATGTTAACAGGATACTCCTTTTTTAGGCATCCTTCAACAAAATGGCTTCGCTCTTCATCGAGGACCTTTTTATCCTTCTTCGAAACAGCTCTTCTTAATAAATCTGCCTCGCCCAGCTGAAAACCAGCCATCTTCGCTGCAATCAGCATGATTTGCTCCTGATAGACGATAACCCCATATGTATCCTTTAATATGTCATACAAATCAGGATGAGGATAGGAGACCTTGACTCTGCCATGCTTTCGGTCGATAAAAAGTGGGATATTTTCCATTGGACCCGGACGATAGAGGGCATTAACCGCCACAATGTCTTCTAAACTAGACGGCTTCAGGCGCCTCAGCACCTGACGCATCCCTTGAGATTCCAGTTGGAATATTCCAGTTGTATCTCCAGCAGATAACAATTCAAACGTTTTCTGATCTTCATATGAAATGTCACTAAAGTTAATGTGAACGTTTTCCTGTCTTTCAATCTGGTTTTTAATGGATTCAATTAACGTTAAGTTTCTAAGTCCTAAGAAATCCATCTTTAAAAGTCCAAGATCTTCTAAGTAATTCATGGCGTACTGCGTTAAATACACACCTTCATGGCCGTCTTGAATGGGAACGACCTCTGTCAGCGGTTCCTCGCTCAGCACAACGCCAGCTGCATGTGTCGAGGTGTGTCTTGGCAACCCTTCTACCTTTAAAGCAGTTTGAAAGACCTGCCGGAGCTCTTCCGATTGCTGAAGCATTGTTTTTAATTCAGGAGATGAAGTCACCGCTTCTTTCAGCGTTGTTCCTGGCTTTGATGGAATCAGCTTGACAAGACGGTCCGCTGCCTTTGAATCAATCCCCATCACACGTCCAACATCTCTTAAAGCAGCTTTTGCTGCAAGAGTTCCAAACGTGACAATCTGCGCCACATGCATATCTCCGTATTTGTCTTTTACATAAGAAATGATTTCATCTCTTCTCGTGTCGGGGAAATCAATATCAATATCCGGCATACTGATTCGCTCTGGATTTAAGAAGCGCTCAAATAAAAGATCGTGACGAATCGGATCGACATCCGTAATAAACAGAACATATGCAACAAGTGAACCTGCTGCTGATCCCCGTCCGGGACCTGTGACAATCCCTTTGTCATGCGCATACTTCATAAAATCCCATACAATAAGAAAATAATCACTGAAATTCATTTTTTGGATAATGCTCAGTTCATATTCAAGCCTTTTGACATATATATCATTTGAAGCAATCTTTCTTTGCTTCATCCCTTCTGCGCACACTCTGCGTAAAAACTGATCTGCTGTTGATTGATCAGGAGTTGGATAGGAGGGGAGTTTTGTCTGCCCAAGATTTAAATCGACTTCACAGCGGTCTGCAATCTCGACCGTTCTTGTCAGCAGCTCTCGATCATCTCTATACCATTCCAACATTTCTTCAAAGGATCTGAAATGCTTTTCTCCTCGGTCTTCCTCTATCTCCGAAAGCTGCTCCCCTGCTTTAATGGCCTTTAAACACGTATAAGCCATTTTGTCTTCTCGATTCATGTAGTGAACATCCCCCGTCGCAACAAGAGGAATGTCCGCACTTTGTGAGACATCCCGCAGTTTGCCGGTGAGCGATTCGTCCTGCTGAAATGGCTGAAGTGCGATGTACACATGTCCCTCGCCAAAGATATGCTTCAATTGTTTTGCGGCTTCACGCGCTTCTTCTAACTGATCATGCTGCAAAAGCGTTTCGATATAACCAGATGCGCCTGGTGTGATAGCAATGAGCCCACGGTGATAGCTTTTGAGCCATTTTTCTTTCAGTCCGGCTTTTGATTTTGATTTCAGCACACTGCTGATTTTGATCAGGTTTTGATAGCCTTCATTGTTTTTGGCAAGGAGTACCAAGGGATAAGCCTCTGTCTCTTGTTCATCTATGAAGACAGAAGCTGTTAAACCGATGACAGGCTTGATGCCATGTTTTTTACATTCCTTATAAAATTCAACCGTTCCATACATCACATGGTCATCGGTAAGAGCGAGTGCCTTGTAGCCAAGTTCTTTTGCTTTCAACACAAGCTCCTTTACTTTAGCTGCACTGCTTAACAAACTGTATCCACTGTGGACCTGAAGATGGACATAAGACATGCTTCATCCACTCCTTTCGTCTAAAGTCATTCTTTCATTATAAAACGCGATACGATGAGAAACAAATGTTCTTTCTTTTCTGTCCGTTCATACTTGTCCAGCACACACCATATATTGAATAGAGTGAGGTGGACAAAATGGATGTGAAGGAAGCTTTTATTCCGAATTTTATCAGCTGTTATTTTATCGCCCTTGGAGTCATTTTGGGTGGTGCTATCATAGGTGGTGTTGGTGCGTATTTATCTGGTCAGCCGCCTTTATCCATTATTACTAGTCTTGCCAACCGTTTAAAGATTTGGGCGCTTGTCGCTGCTATCGGTGGAACATTTGATGCTGTTTATAGCTTTGAACGAGGCATTTTCGAAGGAAACACACGTGATATTTTCAAGCAGATTTTATTAATTATCTCTGCCATGGGCGGTGCACAAACGGGGTATCTTATTATTACGTGGCTCACACAGGAGCATGTGTCATCATGAGGGTGCCAGAGCTGTATAAACGCCCAAGCTGGCAGCGTTTTTTTGCGGGAATGATGTTTGGTGCGATTGTAAGCTGGCTCATTTTTCTCTTTACATACGGAACCTTTCAGGAAAAGCAAGTGACACTGCTGAGAAGCCAGCAGCATCATATGGACAGTCTGAAAGAACAAATCACACTCTATCGGGAAGATTTGCATAAGTTAAATGAGGATAATAAGAAGCGGCTGCTGATTCAAAGCGTAGATGTTCATCTCGTGAATCGTGAGCAATATAAAATCCCAGAGCCAGATACGCTAAAGTTTGAAGATCAGGTCAAGGAGGATATCTCAGAAGTCATTACAAAGGATATTGAAAGTGTCTATAAAACAAAGGAATTACTAAAACGGACAGTGGAAAATAAAGAATATACCATTCGGGAAAAGGCATACCGCGCAAAAGTGACAGAGCTAACAATTTATACGAAACTTTCACTTGAAGTACGTATTTCATTTGCTGAATAAAGAGGTTGTGGAATTTTTATGAATTTCCGCCCTCAATGATCGCTTTTCACGCTTCATTTTTATACACTAAAAGCAGAATGAGATCTTCAATAGAAAGAGGTGAGAACAATGGAGGTTTACAGCTATCGTCAAATGGCACGAGACAAAGCAAGCCGGATCAAAGACGGCATGTGTGCTTATGCTGAGTCAGAAATGATGGCTCATTTAATTAAAAAAGAGTTAAAGCATCAAAATCTCCAAGCTTATGAAGATTCAACAGACATCGGCTGCTGGTTTATCCCTGCATGCAAGTAACCCTTTTCTCCATGACAAAAAAGAGAGAAGGGACTTCATATCCCTCCTCTCTTATGATGATGATTTACATACTTCTTCTAAATCACGCAAAATCTCATCTGCTACTGCCCAATCATAAATGGACGCACCGGCTGCAAGCGGGTGGCCGCCTCCATGATATTTTTTCGCAATGGTGTTAATGACGACGCCTTTAGAGCGGAATCTGACACGAATCTGATCATTTTCTTCCACAAAAAAGACCCATGCCTTAATGCCTGCAATATTCCCTAGAGTCCCAACAAGCTGTGAGGCTTGCTGCGCTGTTGTTTGAAACGATTCCAAAATTTCACGTTTAATGAAAACAGATGCAACCCCGTTCTCTGACAAAGAAATATGTTGAAAAATATAGCCATTTAATTTCACGACATTCAAATCTGTCTCATACAATTGATTGAAAAGATCTGAAGATGAAAATGGATATTCGATGAGTTCCCCTGCATATTTGAGTGTCTTTTTCGTTGTGTTTGGGAAAAGGAAGCGGCCTGTGTCTCCTACAATGCCGGCATAGATCAATTCAGCCGCCTTTGTATTCAGCTGATATCCTTCTTCTTTCCCCTCTAAGTACAATTCATAAATCATCTCGCTCACAGAGCTTGCCTCTGTATCCACCCACAGCAAATCGCCATAAGGATCTTCATTCGGGTGATGGTCAATTTTCATCAGCTTATCGCCCATTAAATAGCGCTGATCATCGATTCTTGCTTGATTGGCCGTATCACAGACAATGACAAGAGCCCCTTTATACACGTCGTCCGATACCTCATCAAGTTCATATAAAAATGAAAGGGATGGCTCAGGGGTTCCTGTCGCATAAATATTTTTTTCTGGATAGGTGGCACGCAAGATTTCCGTAAGGCCGCACTGCGATCCATACGCATCAGGATCTGGTCTTACATGTCTATGGATGATGATGGTGTCATATAATGATATGGTACTAATCAGTTCTTTTTTCATAAAAACTCCTTCTCTTGCGATACTCTTTTTATTATTAAATCATAATCTATCGTGATGGAAAAGTGAGGAATAGACAATTTATTCTAGTAAGCAAGCCTATTTACGTTTAAAATAGGGTTGTAACCACTTACAATGGAGGCTTGGCACATGCTTGTTTTGATTGTGTTTATTATTTGTTCTGCCATGTTTTATTTATACTACAAAGCAAAAAATGTCCGTACGAACCGGCCAGTCGAGAAGAGATTCTGGTCGGCGAAATCCAGTATGGCCCTTGGCTGCTTTGTCCTGCTCTTCGGTGTGAATCAATTATTTTTAAACCGCTCGTCACTCGCATTTGTCATTGGATTTATTTTTGTTGCTGTCGGTATCGGCAGTACGTGGGCTGGGTATAAAGCCTACAAGCATTACCTTCCGCTCTTTTTAAAGGAAGGCAAAAAAGATCACGCGTAATTAGAGGCTGGGTGAATGACTTCTCTCTTCTCACATGATTGACAAAGGGCTAAAATCATTTAGCCCTCAGATTGTAGAGAAACTCATGTTTTTCTACAATCTTTTTTAATTCCATCTTAATTATGATGGATGAGATTTAATGAAAAAGGCCTCCCACACACCTAGCCTAGCTTCGCTAGGTGTGTGGCAATCTTCTTCATGTTCTGGCAGGCAGCTGTGAGAAGCACTTGCTCACTCACATTTTGTTTTCCCCTCAACCGGCAGTAGCGAAGCCCATGCAGTTGTTTTGAATCTGCAAAGCTTCGCTCTATTTTTTCTTTTCTTTTTTGATATAGCTCTTTTCCAAAGGCAGACAGACGATTTTGTCTGATCTTTTCTTTATGTTCCTCCCATACATGTCTTGAGATCACTTTTTGATGATTTTTCGATCTTGTACAGTTCTCAAGGAAAGGACACGATACGCATTTTTTAGTGTCTGATTTGTAGAACCTATAACCTTTTCGATCAGTTGTTGTATATAATAGCTTCTCACCATTTGGGCATATGTAATGATCATGTTCAGAATCATACTGGAATTTCCACTTCTCGAATAATCCTCTTGTTGGATGAAAGCGTCTATGTGCAATGACACCAAAAATATGACGATCAGATAAACCTTTACAGATGGGCGTTGTCAAATAACCAGAATCAAGGGCAACAGCTTCTACTTGAAAACCAAATCGGGCGATTTGGTGATCCAATCGTTCAAGATATGGAACGGAATCATGGACATTGCCGGGCGTAACATGGGCATCCGTGATGATATTGAACTTCATATCGGTTGTACGATGGTCCAGGTAGAAAAATCCTTCCGGTTTATTTTCACGATAAAGATAGCCACTTTCAGGATCAGTCTTACTTTGACGGATGTTTTTTTCTGTTTTCACCTCCTCCTTTATCTTTAAGGGCTTTTTTCCGTGTGCCACCCGATCTTCTTGGATCGCTTCTTCTAAATGATTTATATAGTTCTGAGTATCTTGTTCAATCGTTTTTCTCGTATATTTATGTTTATTGGCATTGGCTTTAAGATGAGTGGAATCAGTAAAAAGAACGCGGCCTCCTACCATATCATGATTGATGGCTTGGAGCACAATTTCATCAAAAATATCTTGAAAAATCGTTGTATCTTTGAAGCGAGTCCGACGATTCCAGCTAATGGTCGAGTGATGAGGAACGGGGTCATTGATGTTCAAACCTAAAAACCATCTATACGCCATGTTATAGTAAATTTCTTTTTCGAGTTGTCTTTCAGAACGGATACCGTACAGGTATCCGATAAACATCATTTTGAACAAAATAAGTGGATCAAGTGAAGGACGACCTTTATTCTCGCTATAATATGGTTTTACTTTATCTACGATAAATGAAAAATCAATGTACTGATCAATTTTACGAAGCAGGTGATCCTCTTCGACCAGTTGATCTAGCAATACAAATTCGGCTTCGTGCTGAGAAGAATGTCTAGTGTGGAACATGAGAAAAACACCTTCCTTTAATATGCTTTTCTCTATTATAAAGAAAGGGAATGGAAACTTTAAGGAAAAAATAAAGCTGTCGAGATTTTCTCGACAGCCTGAGGGCTAAAATCATTTAGCCCTTTGTTTTTTCAGCGTGATCGCAGCCCTTTGCAAGATTATCCTCTCTCCATCAGCTGCACCATCAGCATCGCTTTGCCTACGATATTCGATTGGTGATAAACCTCCACTTCCAGCTTTCCAAACTTGCGTCCTACTTCTAAAATATTGGGCTTGATCTGGATTGTGGATTCCATTTGAACCGGTTTTAAAAAGTAGACAGAAAGACTCTCGACGATCAACTCGCCTTTTTTATGAGATTTTAAGAAGCGGTTGGCTGATTCAATTAAAATTTGTGTGAACACCCCATATGAAATGTTTCCAAGCTGGTTCGTCATTTGCGGGGTGACTTCATATTGATAAACCGCATCAGCTTTTGGTTTTTCTGTGTCGGTTTCTTTAAATCCTCTTGAGACAACATCATCCAGCTTTTCTCCGACCTGCGGTTGCTTTTGAATCATTTGGAGTGCCTTGAGCACATCCTGACGGCTGATCATGCCAATCAGCTTCGCATGATCATCCACAACTGGCAGCACCTCTATGCCTTCCCACACCATCATTTGTGCAGCTGAGGCAACAGATGTTTTGCCAATGACCGTCAGCGGATTTTTCGTCATCACCTTTTCAATCGGTGTGGAGCGGTCATGCCCCGCAATATCCTTTGAGGTGAGAATTCCGTGAATCTTCATTTGATCATCTGCGACCGGGAAACGGCCGTGGCCAGTTTCATAATTCTTTTCATACCATTTTTCAAGCTTATCCTCTGGTGATAAGTACACGGTGCGTTCAATCGGCGTTAAAATATCCTCAACAAGCACAATCTCTTTTTTTATTAATTGGTCATAAATGGCTCTGTTAATGAGAGCCGCTACGGTAAATGTATCGTAGCTTGTCGATAAAATCGGCAGCTCCAGCTCATCTGCGAGCTGAATGATTTCATCATCTGTTGAGAATCCGCCTGTGACCAGCACAGCCGCCCCTGCTTCTAATGCCTGCCTGTGGGCATTGATCCGGTTTCCGACGATGAGAAGATTGCCAGCTGCCGTATAGCGCATCATCGCGTCCAGCTCCATCGCTCCGATGACAAATTTGTTTAACGTTTTATGTAAGCCGGCGCGTCCTCCAAGGACCTGTCCATCAATGACATTGACCACTTCTGCATATGTGAGTTTTTCAATATTTTCTTTTTTCTTTTGTTCAATTCGAATGGTGCCGACTCGTTCAATGGTACTGACGAATCCTTTATTTTCAGCATCTTTGATGGCCCGGTAAGCGGTGCCTTCACTCACTTTCATTTCTTTCGCTATGCGCCGGACAGAGATTTTCTCCCCAACATCTAATGAATCAATATACGATAAAATTTGCTCATGCTTTGTCGCCAATCCCGTTCACCCTTTTTGTTTTCAGCGTTTTCATCTATGTTTCATTATAAGGGCAGGAGGCTTTTAATAGCAATTTGTCTTTTCTTTCGGCAGTTAAAGGCAAACAAAAAAGCCGGCATTTTAGACTAACCTAGTCAAATGGGACATAAAAAAACACCCTTCAAGTGATACACTTAAACGAAGTGATAATTTGGAGGGTATTTTTTATGAAAAAAAAACAGATATTCAGCTGAAATAAAATGGGCGGTTGTGAAAGATAAATTAAGCGGGCAGTTTACCAATCAACAAATTATGGATAAATATCATATAAAGAATGTATCTCAGATTAAAACATGGATGAAGTGGTATCGAGAAAATCAGTTACATCGATTCGATCAGCCAATTGGAAAACAATATAGCTTCGGGCATGGACCTGACAATGTATCCAAAGAGGAAAAAGTAAATAGGCAGATTGAACACCTTAAGATGGAGAATGAAATTCTAAAAAAGTATTTGGAGATCGTAGAGGAGTTGAAAAAAGAGTAGCCTTGAATTTGGTCGAGAAATTACGGAAGAACTATACAGTAACATCTGTCCTAAGTATTTTGCAGATCGCCAGATCGACCTATTATCGCTGGGTATCCGAAGGAATACGTGAAAAATCACAAGTGGAGAAGGCTGTTATTTCCTTATGTACCGAAACGTCGTTCCGGTACGGCCACCGTAAGATCCGAAAGCTACTTCAGCGCCAATATGATATCAAACGAAACCGAAATACTGTACAGCGCATCATGCAAAAACACCATCTTCAATGTCGTGTGAAGCGTAAAAGGAAATGGAAATCACAAGGGGAATCTGTCATCATTGCCCCAAATAGATTAAATCGGAACTTCACCGCAATACACCCGAATTTAAAATGGGTAACCGATATTACTTATATTCAGTATGGACCGAGAACGCTCTACCTTTCGACCATGATGGATTTATACAACAACGAAGTTGTTGCCTATACCCTAGATGATCACCAACAGACATCACTCATATTGGACACATTGAGGGCAGCTTTAGAGAAAAGGAATTCACCTAAAGGTGTACTTGTGCATTCAGATCAAGGAAGTGTATACAGTTCGTATGCATATCAAAAGGAGCTAGGGGTAAGGAACCTCACAAGCAGTATGTCTAGACGAGGCAACTGTTGGGATAACGCGGTGATTGAATCATTCCATTCTAGCTTAAAATCAGAGGAATTTATGTTTACAAAGTTCAATTCTATATCAAAAAAAGATGTCAGACAACGAATCGACCATTACATTAAGTATTATAATGAAGAACGTATTCAAGAAAAATTAGGCTACCACGCACCAAAAACATTTAGTAGCATGTCAGCCTAATAAGGGTGTTTTATTCGTGTCTCATTCTCCTATGTCAGTCTATTTGTGTGCCAGCTTTTTCATTTGAGAATTAAATCTCGATCGATTCCCCGCTGTTTAACACATGACCGACGCCGCCATGCAGGCTGTCTGCAAATGCATGCGGATTCTGTTCAATCGGCGGAAATGTGCTGTAGTGAATCGGAACGACCTGTTTTGCCCGCAGCCATTCTGCTGCAATTCTTGCATCCTCCGGTCCCATCGTGAAGTTATCACCGATTGGAAGAAAGGCAAGATCAATATGATTCAGTTCACCGATCAGCTTCATATCTGAAAAGAGCGCGGTGTCTCCAGCATGATAAATCGTTTTGCCCTCTGCGGTAAATAAAATACCTGATGGCATGCCTGTATACGTCATTGTTTTCGTTTCTTCATCAATGACAGCTGAACCATGAAACGCTTGCGTAAGCTTCACTTTACCAAATTCAAACTCACGTCCGCCGCCGATATGAAGCGGGTGCGTTTTCACCCCTTGCCAGCTTAAATAAACGGCAAGCTCATTTGGCGCAACAACGAGAGCGTCATTATTTTTAGCAATTTCAATGGTGTCACCGAGGTGATCTCCATGTCCATGCGTCAATAAAATGACATCCGCTTTGACATCTTGCGGCTTTAGATCTGTGTGCTTATTTCCATTTAAAAATGGGTCAATCCAAATATGGTATCCGTTTGTTTCAATGTGTACAACTGAATGTCCATGATATGTAGCTTTCATGTGAGTATATCCACCTTTCAATTTTGTTCTCATATCATTTATTCCCTCTATCAAATGCTGAAAAACTTAATGCCTGTGA contains the following coding sequences:
- a CDS encoding NAD-dependent malic enzyme; this encodes MSLREEALHMHKENQGKLESKSKVQVKNAKDLSLAYSPGVAEPCKDIYDDTSKVYDYTMKGNMVAVVTDGSAVLGLGNIGAEASLPVMEGKAVLFKSFAGVDAFPIALATNDVDKIIETVKLLEPTFGGVNLEDIAAPNCFIIEERLKKETNIPVFHDDQHGTAIVTAAGLVNALKLSGKSMSSIKVVANGAGAAGIAIIKLLYHFGVRDIIMCDTKGAIYEGRPNGMNAVKNEVAKFTNQDRKEGSLEEVIEGADVFIGVSVAGALTKEMVGKMAKDPVIFAMANPNPEIMPEDAHAAGASVVGTGRSDFPNQVNNVLAFPGIFRGALDVRATHINEEMKIAAVEAIASLVSDEELSAEYVIPAPFDARVAPAVAKAVAKAAMETGVARIKVDPEAVAEKTRKLTIIGE
- a CDS encoding YtpI family protein, with the translated sequence MLVLIVFIICSAMFYLYYKAKNVRTNRPVEKRFWSAKSSMALGCFVLLFGVNQLFLNRSSLAFVIGFIFVAVGIGSTWAGYKAYKHYLPLFLKEGKKDHA
- a CDS encoding bifunctional oligoribonuclease/PAP phosphatase NrnA, which codes for MKKELISTISLYDTIIIHRHVRPDPDAYGSQCGLTEILRATYPEKNIYATGTPEPSLSFLYELDEVSDDVYKGALVIVCDTANQARIDDQRYLMGDKLMKIDHHPNEDPYGDLLWVDTEASSVSEMIYELYLEGKEEGYQLNTKAAELIYAGIVGDTGRFLFPNTTKKTLKYAGELIEYPFSSSDLFNQLYETDLNVVKLNGYIFQHISLSENGVASVFIKREILESFQTTAQQASQLVGTLGNIAGIKAWVFFVEENDQIRVRFRSKGVVINTIAKKYHGGGHPLAAGASIYDWAVADEILRDLEEVCKSSS
- the dnaE gene encoding DNA polymerase III subunit alpha; protein product: MSYVHLQVHSGYSLLSSAAKVKELVLKAKELGYKALALTDDHVMYGTVEFYKECKKHGIKPVIGLTASVFIDEQETEAYPLVLLAKNNEGYQNLIKISSVLKSKSKAGLKEKWLKSYHRGLIAITPGASGYIETLLQHDQLEEAREAAKQLKHIFGEGHVYIALQPFQQDESLTGKLRDVSQSADIPLVATGDVHYMNREDKMAYTCLKAIKAGEQLSEIEEDRGEKHFRSFEEMLEWYRDDRELLTRTVEIADRCEVDLNLGQTKLPSYPTPDQSTADQFLRRVCAEGMKQRKIASNDIYVKRLEYELSIIQKMNFSDYFLIVWDFMKYAHDKGIVTGPGRGSAAGSLVAYVLFITDVDPIRHDLLFERFLNPERISMPDIDIDFPDTRRDEIISYVKDKYGDMHVAQIVTFGTLAAKAALRDVGRVMGIDSKAADRLVKLIPSKPGTTLKEAVTSSPELKTMLQQSEELRQVFQTALKVEGLPRHTSTHAAGVVLSEEPLTEVVPIQDGHEGVYLTQYAMNYLEDLGLLKMDFLGLRNLTLIESIKNQIERQENVHINFSDISYEDQKTFELLSAGDTTGIFQLESQGMRQVLRRLKPSSLEDIVAVNALYRPGPMENIPLFIDRKHGRVKVSYPHPDLYDILKDTYGVIVYQEQIMLIAAKMAGFQLGEADLLRRAVSKKDKKVLDEERSHFVEGCLKKEYPVNIANDVYDLIVKFANYGFNRSHAVAYSMIGFQLAYLKAHYPLYFMCGLLTSVIGNEDKIAQYFYEAKEKGISVLKPSINKSEFPFTVEKGEIRYSLRAIKNVGVSAVKDIYRARQEKPFEDLFDFCARVSPKSVNRKTIEALIFSGAMDEFYPNRASLLASIDIALDHVSFLNPEDQLDFLEDTTFSIKPKYAEIEEMPLVDLLQYEKEALGLYLSNHPVQAYRERLRLNGAVEIIRLSSYIKRKISMGGLLTKVKSIRTKNGQSMAFVTFGDETGEMEGVVFPEQFRKLSPLLEEGTMLYVEGRVEIRNDSSQIIVQEAGLLEEMNTKRKESVYIRVKEENHTQELLEQVKRVISMHSGEADVYLYYEKQKKTMRLPDAYKVQADHAVIFQLKELLGEQNVVIK
- a CDS encoding sporulation protein, producing MRVPELYKRPSWQRFFAGMMFGAIVSWLIFLFTYGTFQEKQVTLLRSQQHHMDSLKEQITLYREDLHKLNEDNKKRLLIQSVDVHLVNREQYKIPEPDTLKFEDQVKEDISEVITKDIESVYKTKELLKRTVENKEYTIREKAYRAKVTELTIYTKLSLEVRISFAE
- a CDS encoding IS1182 family transposase, producing the protein MFHTRHSSQHEAEFVLLDQLVEEDHLLRKIDQYIDFSFIVDKVKPYYSENKGRPSLDPLILFKMMFIGYLYGIRSERQLEKEIYYNMAYRWFLGLNINDPVPHHSTISWNRRTRFKDTTIFQDIFDEIVLQAINHDMVGGRVLFTDSTHLKANANKHKYTRKTIEQDTQNYINHLEEAIQEDRVAHGKKPLKIKEEVKTEKNIRQSKTDPESGYLYRENKPEGFFYLDHRTTDMKFNIITDAHVTPGNVHDSVPYLERLDHQIARFGFQVEAVALDSGYLTTPICKGLSDRHIFGVIAHRRFHPTRGLFEKWKFQYDSEHDHYICPNGEKLLYTTTDRKGYRFYKSDTKKCVSCPFLENCTRSKNHQKVISRHVWEEHKEKIRQNRLSAFGKELYQKRKEKIERSFADSKQLHGLRYCRLRGKQNVSEQVLLTAACQNMKKIATHLAKLG
- a CDS encoding YtrH family sporulation protein: MDVKEAFIPNFISCYFIALGVILGGAIIGGVGAYLSGQPPLSIITSLANRLKIWALVAAIGGTFDAVYSFERGIFEGNTRDIFKQILLIISAMGGAQTGYLIITWLTQEHVSS